The DNA window CACCGGCTGCCACAGGTCGAGCAGCGACTTGGGCTCCTCGCGGCGCTGCGTGAGCACGCGCGCGAGCATCAGCGCGGTGACCGGCTTCGCCAGCTCCGCCGGCTGGCCGAGTCGCACGCCGCCGATGGTGAGCCACCCCTTCACGCTGGCCGCGGTGCCGGCGCCCGAGCCGAACACCAGCGTGACCACCAGGAGCACGAGCGTCAGCAGGTAGGCGGGCCACGCCACCCACTCGATGAAGCGCGCGGAGCCGCGGCTGACGAACAGCGCCATGCCCACGGCCAGCAGGAACCACGCGCCCTGCCGCAGCCACGCGCCGGTGACGTACGTCGTGCCGACGTCCACCTGGCCGGCCGAGTAGACCATCGCGATGCCGTAGAGCGACAGGAGCAGCGCGATCGTGATCAGCGGCCAGTCGAAGGCGATCCCACGCCTCATCGCTGCCCTCGCGGCGAGGTGGCCGCGCCGCCGGCCGGCGCACTCGCCGGGGCCGCCGCGGGAGCCGCGGCCGGCGTCGGCGGCGCCTCGGAGGCGGCGACCGTGCGCGCCCCCGACAGATCGTCGGTCATCGGCGGCGCGATGGTCGGCTTCTTCAGGTAGCGCTCGATGATCTTCGAGGCCAGGCGCGCGGCCGCGTAGCCGTGCTCACCGAACTCGATGAAGGTCGCCACGACGATCTTCGGGTCCTCGGCCGGCGCGAAGCCCACGAACCAGGCGTGGTCCGGATACGGCGGCGCCTGGGCGGTGCCCGTCTTGCCGGCGATCGTGACGTTCTGCAGCGCCGCGCTGCCGGCCGTGCCGCGCGACGACACCACGCCCGCGAGCGCCGTGCGGATGCCGGCCAGCTCCTCGGGCTTGAGGGTGAAGATCCGCTCCTGCTTGGTCGGCCGCCGCGCGAGCGACGGCCGCGACACGATGCCGCCGTTGGCGAGCGCCGTGTAGAACTTGGCCATGTTGATGACCGTCTGCGCGTCGACGCCCTGGCCGATCGAGAGGTTCAGCGCCTCGGAGTTCTTCACGTACCCGCGCGGGAACTTCTTGCGGAAGTACTCCGTGCCGGTCGGGAACTCGGGCTTCGTCTCGTTCGGCAGGTCGATGTCGCTGCGCTCCGTGAAGCCGAGGCGCACGCCGCCCGCCACCAGGGTGTCGAGCGACAGCCGCATGCCGAGCTGGTAGAAGTAGACGTCGCACGACTTCTCGATCGCCTGCGCGAGCGTCACGTTGCCGTGCCCCTTCTTGTCCCAGCAGCGCCAGTAGCGGCCGTACCAGTAGCCGCCCGTGCAGGGCACGCTCATGCGGTCGTCCAGGTGGACGAGCCCCTTCTGCAGCGCGATGACCGACGTCGCCAGCTTGAACGTCGACGCGGGCGGGTAGCGGCCCTGGATCGCCTTGTTGTACAGCGGGCGCCGCGGGTCGTTGTTCAGCGAGTCGTAGTAGCTCTTCGGGATGCCGCCGGTGAAGCGGTTCGGGTTGTACGTGGGCGCGCTGTGGAGCGCGAGCACGCCGCCCGTCTTCGGGTCGATCGCGACCGCCGCGCCCAGCACCGTATCGCCGAACAGCTGCGACGTGAAGCGCTGCAGGTCCAGGTCGATGTACGTGTGCAGGTCCGGGCCCGGCACCGGCTCCTGGTCGGCGCGCGCCTGCCCCGCCTCGCGCACCACGCGGCCGCGCGCGTCCACCTCGACGAAGCGGTAGCCCTCCTGGCCGCGCAGGTTGCTCTCGTACTGCCGCTCGATCCCCTGCTTGCCGATCCGCATGCCCGCCTTGTACTCGCGGAAGCGGTCGGTCGCGAGCTCGGTCTCGGAGATCTCGCCCGTGTAGCCGACGAACGCGGCGACCACGGAGCTGTCCGGGTACCAGCGCTTGGGCGCGCTCTGGATGATGAGCGCAGGGAACTCCGTGCGGTGCTCCTCGAGCACCGACACCTGCTGGAAGTTCGCGTCGGCGAGGATGACGGCCGGACGGGTCGGCGCGCGGTTGTACCGGCGCACCGCGGTCTCGACGTCCTCCTCGCTGTACGGGATGATCTCGTTGAGCCGCCGCAGCGCCGCGCGCAGCGAGTCCGGCGACGTGGCGACGATCGACACGGTGTAGCCGGGGAGGTTCTCCGCGATGACCTTGCCCGTGCGATCGTAGATGATCCCGCGCGGCGCCGGCAGCGGGACCTCGCGCAGCCGGTTGTCCTCCGCCTGCACCACCCACTCGGAGTGCTGCAGCACCTGCGCGCGGTAGAATCCGCTGCCCAGCAGGGCGAACGCGACGACGAGCAGCAGCCGCGCGATGCGCGACCGGCGGGCGACGTCGTTGGGATGGAAGCTCACGCGAGGATCCGGCGGCGGCCGGGGATCAGGCCGAGGAACGCCCGAGGACCGGCCGCAGCACGAGCAGCAGGACGATCCCGGCGAAGGCGGTGACCGTGGCGGCGAGCGGCGACCACATCATCAGCTGCATCGCCAGCTCGGTGCCACGCACCCGACGCTCTGCTACCAGATACAGCAGGTCGAAGGTCCACTTCCCGCCGAAGAAGAACAGCAGGCTCAGCGCCAGGTTGTCGGCGAAGAACACCGCCTTCAGCCACGACGCCAGGAAGGCGACCGCGCTCAGCGCCAGCGCTCCGCTGCCGAACGCGCTCGGCGTCAGCGCGTCCGCGGCGAGCCCCAGCAGCAGCCCGACGACCGCCGCCACGCCCGGGCGCAGCCGCACCGCCGCCAGCAGCGCGGCGATGACCAGGAAGTCGATGGGCGCGCGCCAGCCGAGCAGCGGGCGCAGCGTGAAGTGGAGCAGGACGAGCAGCGTCACCGCGAAGGTGACGCGCAGGAATCCGACGAGGCTCATGGGCGCGCCGCGCCCCCGGCGGGGGCCGGCACGGTGGGCCGGGGCGCGGGCGCCCGCGTGCCGGTGTCGGCGCGCGGCCGTGGGGGCGTCGTGGTGGCCGGCCGCGGCGTCGCGGGACGCGCGGCCGAGTCGCGCACGACCGGCCGCGGGCGCGGCGGGGTCGTCGTGGCGCCCGTGGCCGGCGCGCCGGTCGTGGGCGTGGCCGCGGGGACCGTCGGACGCGACACGGGCGGCGTGGAGGGCGCCGTGGCCGGCGGCGTTGTGGGCGGGGCGGTCGGCGCGGGCGCAGCCGCGCTGTCCGTTCGCAGGGAGTCGGGGCGCGTCGAGTCGACGGGCGCCGACGTGTCGAAGGCCGCACGGCGCGCGGCCGCCTCGCGCAGCAGCGTCGCGCGCACGATCGAGTCGCCGGCCGCCGCCGCGGCGCGGGCCGCGGAGTCGGACGCCTGCACCGTGGTCCACACGCTGTCGACGCCCGCGTTCGCGCGCGGCTTGGTCAGCAGCAGCACCGGGCCGACCGACGCGAGCGGCACCACCGGCTGCAGCAGGTAGGTCCGCGCCCACTTCTCGGGCGTCTGCACCTCGCGCAGCACGGTGCCGATGGCGATGCCGCGCGGATACGTCGCGCCCAGCCCCGAGCTGACGAGCAGCGTGCCGGCCTTGAGCTGGCTGCGGAACGGCACGCCGCGCAGCTCCAGCAGGCCGCGCTCCGGCCCGCGCCCGAGGTGCGGCTGCACGATCCCGAACGCCGACGCGTCCGTGGTCATCGCGCTGACGCGGAAGTCCTCGTGCAGGTACGAGATCGCGAGGCTCATCGCCGGGTCGACCTCCTGTACCATCCCCACGAGCCCCTCCGCCGTCACCACCGGCGTGAACGGCTGGACGCCCGCGCGCCCGCCGGCGGTCACCATGAACGTGCGCAGGATCTGCGTCTGGATCAGCTCACCCGTGAGCTGGTTCGGGATCGCCTCGGCGGTCACGAAGCCCCAGCCGAGTCGGCGCGCGAGCCCGAGCAGCTTGCGCAGGTGCTCGTTCTCGGAGCGCAGCGACTCCGCCTCGGCCACCGCGCGCGCGGTGCCGCCGCGCGCCGTCATGCGCGTGTCGTAGCTGACGAACGCCGCGCGGCTCAGCTCCGCGCGCCGCTGCAGCTCGGCCAGCGGCGAGACCACCGACCGGCGCAGCGCGCCCGCCGCCCGGTCGCGCAGCGTCCCCGGAAGGAACACGAGGACGAGCGACGAGAGGAGGCAGATGCCCAGCAGCGTCGTGTCGACGACGGTGCTGCTGGCGCGTGCGCCGCGTGCCACGGCCCGGCCTCGCTGGCTCAGGTGGTGAGGACGGACCAGTACTTCTCCTCGTCGTCGAGGATCTTGCCGGTGCCGCGCACGACGCACGTCAGCGGATCCTCGTCCACGTGGATGGGGAGGCCCGTCTCCTGGCTCAGCATGTGATCGAGCCCGCGGATCAGCGCCCCGCCGCCCGTCATCACGATGCCGCGGTCGACGATGTCGGACGCCAGCTCGGGCGGCGTGATCTCGAGCGCGCGGCGCACGGCGTCGACGATCTGCTGCACCGGCTCCTGGATCGCCTCGCGGATCTCGCTGCTGTGCACGCGCACCGTCTTCGGGATGCCCGAGACGAGGTCGCGGCCCTTGACCTCCATCTCGCGCTCGTCGCCGATCGGGTAGGCCGAGCCGATCGTGATCTTGATCTGCTCCGCCGTCGGCTCGCCGATCAGCAGGTTGTAGTTCTTGCGCATGAACTGGACGATCGCGATGTCCAGCTCGTCGCCACCGGTGCGGATCGACGTGTCGCTGACGATGCCGGCGAGCGCGATGACGGCGATCTCCGTCGTGCCGCCGCCGATGTCGATCACCATGTTGCCCGTCGGGCTCTCGACCGGCAGGCCGACGCCGATCGCGGCGGCCATCGGCTCGGAGACCATGAAGACCTCCTTCGCGCCGGCGCCCATCGCGGAGTCGCGCACGGCGCGCTTCTCCACCTCGGTGATCCCCGACGGCACGCACACGATCACGCGCGGCTTCACCTTGAAGACGTGCTTGTCGATGACGAGCGTCAGGAAGTAGCGGAGCATCTTCTCCGTGACGTCGAAGTCGGCGATCACGCCGTCCTTCATCGGCCGTACGGCGATGATGCTCTCCGGGGTGCGACCGAGCATGCGCTTGGCCTCGAGGCCGACGCCCCGGATCTTCTTCGTCTCGCGGTCGATCGCGACGACCGACGGCTCGTTGAGGACGATCCCCTCGCCCTTGACGTAGATCAGCGTGTTCGCGGTGCCGAGATCGACGGCGATCGCGTTGGCGGGGAACAGCGAACCCGCTCTCTTGAAAGGCCAGCGCATCAACGAGGTCGGTGGACTTGCGAGGCGTCGGGCCGCGACGCACGGACGGCCGAACGGCCGGCAACGCGGCCGTTCGGCGAACGCGTGCGGCCCCTGCTGGGACGGGGGGTGGCCGCCGCGCGTAACCTAGCCGGCGCCCCCCACTGCTTCAAGCGAAAGTCCGCGCCGCGACGTGACCTACGCCGCGTGCTCGCGGTCGTCGGATCGCGCGCCGCGCGGCCCGGGAGCGCGACCCTCCCACGACGCGCGACGGGGGGCGCGGCAACCGCCGCACCCCCCGTCGACTCCCATGCAGGCCCGAGGCCGCGGGACGCCCGTTCCGACGCTCAGACCAGCGCCGGCTCGGCCAGCGCCTCGGCCGGGTCCACGGCCTCCAGCCCGAACGCCTCGGCGACGCCGGCGTAGGTCACGCGGCCGTCCACCACGTTGAGGCCCTTGAGCAGCGCGGGGTTCTCGCGCAGCGCCCGGCGCCACCCCTTGTTCGCCAGCTGCAGCACGTACGGCAGCGTGGCGTTCGTGAGCGCCAGCGTCGAGGTGCGCGGCACGCCCCCCGGCATGTTCGCGACGCCGTAGTGGATGATCCCGTCGATCGTGTAGGTCGGGTTCTCGTGCGTCGTCGGCTTGATCGTCTCGATGCAGCCGCCCTGGTCGACCGCCACGTCCACGATCACCGCGCCCGGGCGCATCAGCTTCAGGTCCTCGCGCTTCACCAGCTTCGGGGCCTTGGCGCCGGGGATCAGCACCGCGCCGACCACCAGGTCCGCCGTCGAGATCTGCTCGCGGATGTTCTGGTGGTTCGAGTAGATCAGCTGGACGTTGGCCGGCATGACGTCCGACAGGTAGCGCAGGCGATCGAGGTTGATGTCCAGGAGGACGACCTTCGCGCCCAGGCCCGCGGCCATCTTCGCCGCGTTGATGCCGACGATGCCGCCGCCCAGGATCACGACCTTGGCCGGCGCCACGCCCGGGACGCCGCCCAGCAGCACGCCGCGGCCGCCGTACAGCTTCTCCAGGTACTTCGCCCCCTCCTGCACCGCCATGCGCCCCGCCACCTCGGACATGGGCGTCAGCAGCGGCAGCTCGCGCGACGGCAGCTCCACCGTCTCGTAGGCGATGCACGTCGCGCCGCTGTCCAGGTGCGCCCGCGTCAGCTTCTCGTCGGCCGCGAAGTGGAAGTACGTGAAGAGCGTCTGCCCCTTCTTGATCCGCTTCCACTCCGGCTCGATCGGCTCCTTGACCTTCAGGATCATCTCGGCCGCGGCCCACGTCGCGTCGGCGTCGGGCGCGATCTGGGCGCCGACGGCCGTGTAGTCCGCGTCCGTGAAGCCGCTGCCATCACCGGCGCCCGTCTCGACGACGACGGTGTGGCCGGCGGCGACGAGCGCCTCCGCGCCCGCGGGGACCAGCGCGACGCGGTTCTCGTTGGTCTTGATCTCTTTGGGAACGCCGATCTTCATGGCAGCGAGGCAGACGAGAGGGGATGGAGGCGGGCGCGGGCCGCGCGTCGAGCGCGCGGGCCCGGCCGGGGCGCGAGCGGGCTGGGACTCCGGGGCGCGCGCCGCGCGGAAATCTGCGTCGGCGGCGCCCCAAATGCACGAGGGGTGAACGAAAGCGGGGCGCCGCCCCGCGTCCTCAGCCGACGGCCTTCGGACCGAGGCTGAGGACCGTGTGGATCTCGGGCGCGAAGAACTCGCGCGAGACGGCCAGCACCTCCGCCTCGTCGATCGCGTCGATGCGCGCCAGGACCTCGTCGAGCGGCCGGAACGGCTCGTCGTAGAGCACCTGCCCCGCCGCGCGGTACATCCGGTTCGTCACGCTCTCCATCGACAGCGTGACCTGGCCCTTCAGCTGGCGCCGGGCGGCCGCCAGCTCGTCGGCGGGGAGCCCCTCGTCCACGAGGCGCGCCAGCTCGCCGCGGATCGCGTCCGCCGCCTTCCGCGCCGTCTCAGGCGCCGACGCGACGTAGACGCCCTGCATGCCGACGTCGTGGTGGAACGACTGGAAGGTGTGCACCGCGTACGCGAGCCCGAGCTCCTCGCGCACGCGCTGGAAGAGGCGCGAGCTCATGCCGCCGCCCAGCACCATGCTCACCAGCGACAGCGCGTACCGGCGCGGGTCCGCATGCTTCGGCATCGGCGCGC is part of the Roseisolibacter agri genome and encodes:
- the mreC gene encoding rod shape-determining protein MreC encodes the protein MARGARASSTVVDTTLLGICLLSSLVLVFLPGTLRDRAAGALRRSVVSPLAELQRRAELSRAAFVSYDTRMTARGGTARAVAEAESLRSENEHLRKLLGLARRLGWGFVTAEAIPNQLTGELIQTQILRTFMVTAGGRAGVQPFTPVVTAEGLVGMVQEVDPAMSLAISYLHEDFRVSAMTTDASAFGIVQPHLGRGPERGLLELRGVPFRSQLKAGTLLVSSGLGATYPRGIAIGTVLREVQTPEKWARTYLLQPVVPLASVGPVLLLTKPRANAGVDSVWTTVQASDSAARAAAAAGDSIVRATLLREAAARRAAFDTSAPVDSTRPDSLRTDSAAAPAPTAPPTTPPATAPSTPPVSRPTVPAATPTTGAPATGATTTPPRPRPVVRDSAARPATPRPATTTPPRPRADTGTRAPAPRPTVPAPAGGAARP
- the ald gene encoding alanine dehydrogenase yields the protein MKIGVPKEIKTNENRVALVPAGAEALVAAGHTVVVETGAGDGSGFTDADYTAVGAQIAPDADATWAAAEMILKVKEPIEPEWKRIKKGQTLFTYFHFAADEKLTRAHLDSGATCIAYETVELPSRELPLLTPMSEVAGRMAVQEGAKYLEKLYGGRGVLLGGVPGVAPAKVVILGGGIVGINAAKMAAGLGAKVVLLDINLDRLRYLSDVMPANVQLIYSNHQNIREQISTADLVVGAVLIPGAKAPKLVKREDLKLMRPGAVIVDVAVDQGGCIETIKPTTHENPTYTIDGIIHYGVANMPGGVPRTSTLALTNATLPYVLQLANKGWRRALRENPALLKGLNVVDGRVTYAGVAEAFGLEAVDPAEALAEPALV
- a CDS encoding rod shape-determining protein, with translation MRWPFKRAGSLFPANAIAVDLGTANTLIYVKGEGIVLNEPSVVAIDRETKKIRGVGLEAKRMLGRTPESIIAVRPMKDGVIADFDVTEKMLRYFLTLVIDKHVFKVKPRVIVCVPSGITEVEKRAVRDSAMGAGAKEVFMVSEPMAAAIGVGLPVESPTGNMVIDIGGGTTEIAVIALAGIVSDTSIRTGGDELDIAIVQFMRKNYNLLIGEPTAEQIKITIGSAYPIGDEREMEVKGRDLVSGIPKTVRVHSSEIREAIQEPVQQIVDAVRRALEITPPELASDIVDRGIVMTGGGALIRGLDHMLSQETGLPIHVDEDPLTCVVRGTGKILDDEEKYWSVLTT
- the mrdA gene encoding penicillin-binding protein 2; the encoded protein is MSFHPNDVARRSRIARLLLVVAFALLGSGFYRAQVLQHSEWVVQAEDNRLREVPLPAPRGIIYDRTGKVIAENLPGYTVSIVATSPDSLRAALRRLNEIIPYSEEDVETAVRRYNRAPTRPAVILADANFQQVSVLEEHRTEFPALIIQSAPKRWYPDSSVVAAFVGYTGEISETELATDRFREYKAGMRIGKQGIERQYESNLRGQEGYRFVEVDARGRVVREAGQARADQEPVPGPDLHTYIDLDLQRFTSQLFGDTVLGAAVAIDPKTGGVLALHSAPTYNPNRFTGGIPKSYYDSLNNDPRRPLYNKAIQGRYPPASTFKLATSVIALQKGLVHLDDRMSVPCTGGYWYGRYWRCWDKKGHGNVTLAQAIEKSCDVYFYQLGMRLSLDTLVAGGVRLGFTERSDIDLPNETKPEFPTGTEYFRKKFPRGYVKNSEALNLSIGQGVDAQTVINMAKFYTALANGGIVSRPSLARRPTKQERIFTLKPEELAGIRTALAGVVSSRGTAGSAALQNVTIAGKTGTAQAPPYPDHAWFVGFAPAEDPKIVVATFIEFGEHGYAAARLASKIIERYLKKPTIAPPMTDDLSGARTVAASEAPPTPAAAPAAAPASAPAGGAATSPRGQR